The sequence below is a genomic window from Gossypium hirsutum isolate 1008001.06 chromosome A11, Gossypium_hirsutum_v2.1, whole genome shotgun sequence.
CGTGTCCCCGTGACTTTCTTCCTATCGAACGGTACACGTCAGCTCATCACAGATGTCTCTTTCCTTCAccttgtgtatatttatataaattaaatctcgTATTATCTCttttggatcaaatcaaaatgcCACAACTCTGATGTCTGCTTTGTCTCTCCCATCCTTAAGCTGTACTTCCTCTTCTACCTATCCATTTTCCATTTCACtcaattcttctttttcttctataattCCGTTTCAGCGAGTGAAACTGTTTGGATCTACTTCTAAAGCAACGACCAGGAGTTTCTTCTTGACAGCTAAGGCAATGGCTGAGCTCGTTAAAGATAAGGAATCCGGTGTCGCCGCTGCTGGAGGCGGCGAGATGGACATTGAGCATTCCCGTACCTTCCTTGAAGCTCGCTCTGAGGAAGGTCTGCTTTCTTTTTAGCTCTCTCCCCCTTTTGTGTTTTTAAAATAATGCTTTTCTATTTGTTTAAGCAAATGAAGTTtccaatattttaaataatacagcatgatttatttattttattcttgtgTATTTCCGAAGAATggaaacatatataaataattatatattatgaggTTTGAAAGGGAATTAGTCATAAAAACTTGTGAAAGTAAAATTTGTTCTATTTTGAGTTGTTCAAAGATTACGTGATGACTGACCTGTTTTTTGGAGTGTAGAAGAATGTATCAAATTCTAAATTGCTTGCATCAAAAACAGCCTTTAAGAAAAGgtccattttgttttgtttttgtttttgttttttttttttgctcacttaAATGGATTAAGTTCATGCAGCTGTAATATAAATCTTTTTAATGTCTTTCCAAGAAGCTTGGAAGTAAAACAATTTGATGCAGAGATTATGCAAAGATTAAAGAAAGTAACAGCTACACTCCAAAGCAATTCTTAGCTTCATGCCAGAATTTGCTTCGTAGGAGTCTTTATTGATTTGAGAATTATATGAAAGGATGTCTAGATATGAGTAAGATGGTTGGAAGTAAAATTCACTGGACTACACGCTCTGTTATTGATAATagctttttatttattcaatgaCATACTCCAGTATTATAAGAAGCTCTTTTAGCCAAATTAACTTTAACTACATTTATTTATGGTTCCAAAATTGAACTAGAGTGTTGGTTTTATTCTCTTATACTGCTTATTTGTCTACAGAACTCCTATCTGGAATTAAGAAGGAAGTAGAAGCAGGAAGGTTACCTCCAAATGTTGCAGCAGGAATGGAAGAATTCTATCGGAATTATAAAAATGCTGTAAACTGCTAAACTGGAACTCTTACTTCAGTTCACATTAATGTATGTTCTACTCTGCATGTAATATGTTGGTCTAGAAAATGTTGGCAGATATAACATCATATGTTAGCGTTGTGCTTTTACACCAAATGCACTATTTATACTGGCTTATGCTACACTGTGTTATGAGAACAGGTACTTGAACTTCATAATGTGATATTAACTTCTTTACAAATTTTTCATTGCACTTTGAAAATCTTGGTGGAAGTGTATCCAGTCAAACTACATGTTTTCAATAGTATATCCCTTAAATGATTGCAATATTTGGGCTAACATGTTGACTCAATGCTTGACTTTTACCTGTATATCTGAAACTTAAAAGAgaacccatttttttttcttttgcacgTCACAACATTTAGATTTTCCAAAGTGGAGATCCTGCTGCTGCTGAAACTGTGTTGTCGAACATGGCTGTAGCACTTGACCTGATGCTTTTGGATGTAAAGGTAATTGTTCTATGATGCTCTTTCAAGATGAGACTGCAGTTTGTAACATATATGAACTTCCTTTCTCAGATACTGCATACAAATCATAAGTTTTTATGAACTTCTACATGAAATATGACGGTAGCTTTTCAGGATCCTTTTGTCTTTCAACCCTACCACAAAGCTTTACGGGAGCCATTTGACTACTACATGTTTGgtcaaaattatattcggcctttgATTGATTTCAGGTAAGTGGACGACTTCCATACTGTCCTCTAATTGTGAAGGAATATATAGTTTCTCATTGCTAGTAAGTCCTGTTCATTATGTAAAATAATATTGTTCATATTCTGATCACACAAGGATGCATTTGTTACCTTCCATAACATTCATCTATTACGTTCGTTGCAGAAATTCATACGTTGGTAATCATTCTCTTTTCTATGAAATAGAGGAGAAGCTTAAGCAGGTGATAACGCTCAGTTTTCCCTCATAGTTTCTTCTGCAATTACTTCTGGACTTATATCTTACTGTTTTATGGGTCTTAATTGCAATTTCTTTTGGCACAAGTAAAAGTGGTGATAAGAGTTTTTAATATGCAGCTGGGACTTGGAATGTGTGTAGTACTACTAGTTATATATTTTCCATTTTAGCTAACCTTTTTGGGTTTAACTGTTCAATTGCTTGCAGGGTCACAATGTCGTACTTTTTTCAAATCATCAAACTGAAGCTGACCCAGCCGTCATTGCACTGTTGCTTGAGAAAACAAATCCACATATTGCCGAGAACCTGGTGATTCCCCCATAATTTCCATTCCAAGCATTCCATAGTAGTCGTTATCGTTGTGTTTAATCATAATTTCTGTTTATGCCGCAGATCTATGTTGCAGGAGATAGAGTCATAACAGATCCTCTTTGCAAGCCTTTCAGCATGGGAAGGTACTCAAATAGTTACTGAGTTTTCACTTGATTCTGTCAAGATATGCTAAAGTACCACTGACAAAAGAAAAACTTGTACCAAATTCATTTTAGAAACCTTATATGCGTGTACTCCAAAAAGCACATGTTTGATGTTCCTGAGCTTGCTGATATGAAAAGAAAAGCCAACATACGAAGTTTAAAAGAGATGGCTTTGCTGCTAAGGTACCTTAATGCCATTGTAATATTAACATCCTTGAATCTACGCTCTGATTTTTACAACAAATATGTAGCCTAAGACCAAAAACTTCGTATCATTATAGGACTGGCTCGAAATTAGTATGGATTGCACCAAGTGGCGGCCGGGACCGTCCAGATCCTGTTACAGGAGAATGGAATCCAGTAAGTGAGAAATGGGTAAAAGCTGCTTTCATTATCAGCTTGCTCCATTTATAGACAGACTAATATAAGGATGAATCAGGCACCCTTTGATTCTTCATCAGTGGACAATATGAGAAGGCTGATAGAAAGTTCAGGTGCTCCAGGGCATATGTATCCCTTGGCTCTATTGTGCTATGACATTATGCCCCCTCCATCCAAGGTGTGTATTTTGCTTTGCCAGTTTTG
It includes:
- the LOC107942645 gene encoding glycerol-3-phosphate acyltransferase, chloroplastic isoform X2, whose product is MSRVPVTFFLSNGTRQLITDRVKLFGSTSKATTRSFFLTAKAMAELVKDKESGVAAAGGGEMDIEHSRTFLEARSEEELLSGIKKEVEAGRLPPNVAAGMEEFYRNYKNAIFQSGDPAAAETVLSNMAVALDLMLLDVKDPFVFQPYHKALREPFDYYMFGQNYIRPLIDFRNSYVGNHSLFYEIEEKLKQGHNVVLFSNHQTEADPAVIALLLEKTNPHIAENLIYVAGDRVITDPLCKPFSMGRNLICVYSKKHMFDVPELADMKRKANIRSLKEMALLLRTGSKLVWIAPSGGRDRPDPVTGEWNPAPFDSSSVDNMRRLIESSGAPGHMYPLALLCYDIMPPPSKVEKEIGERRIISFHGAGLSVAPEIAANCEKSEEVKDVYTQALYKSVTEQYNVLKSAIHGKQGLEASTAGIALSQPWN
- the LOC107942645 gene encoding glycerol-3-phosphate acyltransferase, chloroplastic isoform X1 translates to MSALSLPSLSCTSSSTYPFSISLNSSFSSIIPFQRVKLFGSTSKATTRSFFLTAKAMAELVKDKESGVAAAGGGEMDIEHSRTFLEARSEEELLSGIKKEVEAGRLPPNVAAGMEEFYRNYKNAIFQSGDPAAAETVLSNMAVALDLMLLDVKDPFVFQPYHKALREPFDYYMFGQNYIRPLIDFRNSYVGNHSLFYEIEEKLKQGHNVVLFSNHQTEADPAVIALLLEKTNPHIAENLIYVAGDRVITDPLCKPFSMGRNLICVYSKKHMFDVPELADMKRKANIRSLKEMALLLRTGSKLVWIAPSGGRDRPDPVTGEWNPAPFDSSSVDNMRRLIESSGAPGHMYPLALLCYDIMPPPSKVEKEIGERRIISFHGAGLSVAPEIAANCEKSEEVKDVYTQALYKSVTEQYNVLKSAIHGKQGLEASTAGIALSQPWN
- the LOC107942645 gene encoding glycerol-3-phosphate acyltransferase, chloroplastic isoform X3 yields the protein MAELVKDKESGVAAAGGGEMDIEHSRTFLEARSEEELLSGIKKEVEAGRLPPNVAAGMEEFYRNYKNAIFQSGDPAAAETVLSNMAVALDLMLLDVKDPFVFQPYHKALREPFDYYMFGQNYIRPLIDFRNSYVGNHSLFYEIEEKLKQGHNVVLFSNHQTEADPAVIALLLEKTNPHIAENLIYVAGDRVITDPLCKPFSMGRNLICVYSKKHMFDVPELADMKRKANIRSLKEMALLLRTGSKLVWIAPSGGRDRPDPVTGEWNPAPFDSSSVDNMRRLIESSGAPGHMYPLALLCYDIMPPPSKVEKEIGERRIISFHGAGLSVAPEIAANCEKSEEVKDVYTQALYKSVTEQYNVLKSAIHGKQGLEASTAGIALSQPWN